The following are encoded in a window of Deltaproteobacteria bacterium genomic DNA:
- a CDS encoding FAD-dependent oxidoreductase has product MAEQIYDLAIIGGGINGTGIARDCAMRGLKVILFEKNDLSSGATGACTGMIHGGARYLLNDINTTRLSSLDSGYIQKIAPHLLFRIPFVTPVLKTDAVPEIYIELLETFFEAYDKFAPFKNSKPHTRLTKQELQKIEPGLTDDAIGGVSFDEFGIDTFRLCVENAISAQEHGAEIYNHTKVSDLIIKDKTVKGVKIKDAVTGEERDVFARITMNAAGPWLPKVANLAGTEVRVRPGKGIHLIFDRRLSNTGVVIKAIDGRQVFMMPHDNTFIVGTTDDDYYGDLDNLWATNDEIEYLIQAAEKYFPDIRKYRISRVMIGIRPTLYEWGKNEDALYREHRIFDHESEEGIKGFMTIAGGKLASYRLMSEEAADLICKKLGITQTCTTHLKPLPGGHFIPDVKKLSQMFKLDPYTVSRIAYRHGSKTENVLGLIDEDPSYKAIVCECEPVIEAEIRYAIRYEWAKTLPDLRRRTRLGTGSCQGRRCAVRAGFILGDELGLDADSIKRHIAVFVKERWKGNAPILSGKQLAEEELNLATYVLTDSFNIMTEKI; this is encoded by the coding sequence TTGGCTGAACAGATTTATGATTTGGCAATTATAGGCGGAGGTATTAATGGTACGGGTATAGCGAGAGACTGTGCCATGCGTGGTTTAAAGGTTATCCTTTTTGAAAAGAATGATCTTTCCTCCGGTGCAACGGGTGCATGCACAGGCATGATTCACGGCGGTGCAAGGTACCTGTTGAACGATATTAACACGACGAGATTGTCGAGCCTTGATTCAGGATATATTCAGAAGATAGCCCCGCACCTCCTGTTCAGGATACCGTTTGTGACGCCAGTTTTAAAGACGGATGCAGTCCCGGAGATATACATCGAGCTGCTTGAAACATTTTTTGAGGCTTATGATAAGTTTGCACCATTTAAAAACAGCAAGCCCCATACAAGGCTAACAAAACAGGAACTTCAAAAAATAGAGCCAGGGCTTACCGATGACGCAATAGGCGGTGTTTCATTTGATGAGTTTGGCATAGACACATTCAGGCTGTGTGTAGAGAATGCCATATCCGCACAAGAACACGGAGCAGAGATATATAACCATACAAAGGTAAGCGATCTCATAATCAAAGATAAAACGGTTAAAGGTGTTAAAATAAAAGATGCTGTAACGGGTGAGGAAAGGGACGTTTTTGCACGAATTACCATGAACGCAGCAGGCCCATGGCTGCCCAAAGTTGCAAACCTTGCAGGCACGGAAGTAAGGGTTAGGCCCGGCAAGGGTATACACCTTATATTTGACAGGCGGTTGTCGAACACTGGGGTCGTTATAAAAGCAATTGACGGCAGACAGGTTTTTATGATGCCGCATGATAATACATTCATAGTGGGTACAACGGATGACGATTATTACGGTGATCTCGATAATCTATGGGCGACGAATGACGAGATCGAATATTTGATTCAGGCTGCAGAAAAATATTTTCCGGATATAAGAAAGTACAGGATCTCAAGAGTAATGATCGGTATCAGACCCACGCTTTACGAATGGGGTAAAAACGAGGATGCACTGTATAGAGAACACAGGATTTTCGATCACGAGTCGGAAGAGGGGATCAAAGGCTTTATGACAATAGCAGGCGGTAAGCTGGCGAGTTATAGACTTATGTCGGAAGAGGCCGCCGATCTTATATGTAAAAAACTCGGTATAACACAGACATGCACAACGCATTTAAAGCCGCTTCCAGGAGGGCATTTTATCCCAGACGTTAAAAAACTTTCTCAGATGTTTAAGCTTGATCCTTATACGGTTTCGAGAATCGCATACAGGCACGGCTCAAAAACGGAGAATGTACTCGGGCTGATAGACGAGGACCCTTCCTACAAGGCAATCGTTTGTGAATGTGAGCCGGTCATAGAAGCAGAGATAAGATATGCGATAAGATATGAGTGGGCAAAAACTTTACCCGATCTGAGAAGGCGAACGCGTCTCGGCACAGGTTCATGTCAGGGGAGGCGGTGTGCAGTTAGGGCGGGTTTTATACTCGGTGATGAGCTTGGACTTGATGCGGACAGCATAAAAAGGCATATAGCTGTTTTTGTAAAAGAAAGATGGAAAGGCAATGCCCCGATTCTTTCAGGCAAACAGCTTGCAGAAGAGGAACTCAATCTTGCAACCTATGTGCTTACCGACAGCTTTAATATAATGACGGAAAAAATATAG